From a region of the Nocardioides ginsengisegetis genome:
- a CDS encoding glycine hydroxymethyltransferase — protein sequence MSDLSQLTSSAYQQALEVIASVEPRVAEATRQELADQRASLKLIASENYASPAVLMTMGTWFSDKYAEGTVGHRFYAGCQNVDTVEALAAEHARELFGAPYAYAQPHSGIDANLVAFWSILAHRIEGPALEKLGAKNVNELTDEDWETLRHELGNQRLLGMSLDSGGHLTHGFRPNISGKMFHQQQYGTDPETGLLDYDKVAAKAREFKPLVLVAGYSAYPRRVNFAKMREIADEVGATLMVDMAHFAGLVAGKVFTGDEDPVPFAHVTTTTTHKSLRGPRGGLVLAQEEYAPSVDRGCPMVLGGPLSHVMAAKAVALAEARQPAFQTYAQKIADNAKSLAEGFLTRGANLVTGGTDNHIVLLDVSSFGLTGRQAESALLDAGVVTNRNSVPNDPNGAWYTSGVRLGTPALTTRGFGHDEFDNVAELIVHVLSNTEAGTTKAGAPSKASYTLGEGIAAKVRDASAEMLDKHPLYPGLELS from the coding sequence ATGAGCGATCTCTCCCAGTTGACGAGCAGCGCCTACCAGCAGGCCCTCGAGGTCATCGCCTCGGTCGAACCCCGCGTCGCCGAGGCCACCCGGCAGGAGCTGGCCGACCAGCGGGCCTCGCTCAAGCTGATCGCGAGCGAGAACTACGCCTCGCCCGCGGTCCTGATGACGATGGGCACCTGGTTCAGCGACAAGTACGCCGAGGGCACCGTCGGGCACCGCTTCTACGCCGGCTGCCAGAACGTCGACACCGTCGAGGCGCTCGCCGCCGAGCACGCCCGCGAGCTGTTCGGCGCCCCCTACGCCTACGCCCAGCCGCACTCCGGCATCGACGCCAACCTGGTCGCGTTCTGGTCGATCCTCGCCCACCGCATCGAGGGCCCCGCGCTCGAGAAGCTGGGTGCGAAGAACGTCAACGAGCTGACCGACGAGGACTGGGAGACGCTGCGCCACGAGCTCGGCAACCAGCGGCTGCTCGGCATGTCCCTGGACTCCGGCGGTCACCTCACCCACGGCTTCCGCCCCAACATCAGCGGCAAGATGTTCCACCAGCAGCAGTACGGCACCGACCCGGAGACCGGCCTGCTCGACTACGACAAGGTCGCCGCGAAGGCCCGTGAGTTCAAGCCGCTGGTGCTGGTCGCCGGCTACTCGGCCTACCCCCGCCGCGTGAACTTCGCCAAGATGCGCGAGATCGCCGACGAGGTCGGCGCGACCCTGATGGTCGACATGGCGCACTTCGCCGGCCTGGTCGCGGGCAAGGTCTTCACCGGCGACGAGGACCCGGTCCCGTTCGCCCACGTCACCACCACGACCACCCACAAGTCGCTGCGCGGCCCGCGCGGTGGCCTCGTCCTGGCCCAGGAGGAGTACGCCCCGTCGGTCGACCGTGGCTGCCCGATGGTGCTCGGCGGCCCGCTGTCGCACGTGATGGCCGCGAAGGCGGTCGCGCTCGCCGAGGCGCGCCAGCCCGCGTTCCAGACCTACGCCCAGAAGATCGCCGACAACGCCAAGTCGCTGGCCGAGGGCTTCCTGACCCGCGGCGCCAACCTGGTCACCGGCGGCACCGACAACCACATCGTGCTGCTGGACGTCTCGTCGTTCGGCCTGACCGGCCGCCAGGCGGAGTCGGCGCTGCTCGACGCGGGCGTGGTGACCAACCGCAACAGCGTGCCCAACGACCCCAACGGTGCCTGGTACACCTCGGGCGTCCGGCTCGGCACCCCCGCGCTGACCACGCGCGGCTTCGGCCACGACGAGTTCGACAACGTCGCGGAGCTGATCGTGCACGTCCTCAGCAACACCGAGGCCGGGACCACCAAGGCCGGGGCTCCGTCGAAGGCCAGCTACACGCTGGGCGAGGGCATCGCCGCCAAGGTGCGCGACGCCAGCGCCGAGATGCTCGACAAGCACCCGCTCTACCCCGGTCTCGAGCTCAGCTGA